TAATAGTTTAACCAGAGTACTAATGGGAATCATTTGAATTGCAATTGCATGATTCCCATTTGAATTGGGACTGCATGAATGAGGTAAGAGGAGTGTCCCTTGTTTGTTTATTCTATCCGAACAATCTTGCGGTTCATGTACCTGAACCTGCATATGTCCTCGAAGAAATCATCCACACTGCTATGGTTGCTCTTCATCTGAAGAATCTTTATTACCATACTCTTTAAATTCTTCCCATACTTCAGTAGTGATTCTAGAGTGCTCATTTTCTGTTCAGCATTTAATGGTGATCTCACTGTGACCAGCACCTCCTCTAGACATGGAATCACAAAACTTGAATCCACCTGCAAGAATGAAAAAGACCAATCTTTGTTAAAATGCTAAATTTTGAGCATCCTTTTGAATCAGGGGGAATAGCATTGTTATGATCTCATCAATTTACATTTTTCAGGCTGTTCTTCTGGCAAAGAGCAGCAAACATGGCTCCATGGATGTCAAATTTTTGCAGCTTAGGATGGCTGTTAAAGAAGTCAACAAAGTCAATCTCTGGAAATGGCAGAAGAGCTTCAAAATCCCCAGTGAATTCCACCTTCATATAGAGATGCTTCACATCACTTGCCCACTGGAGCATTTTGCTTATTGCATCCCAACACCACTGCACCCCTCTTATTGACAAAAACTCAAGGGAAGCAAGCTTTCCAAAATCCACCATGTAGACCCTCCCTGAAACAATTTgtcacaacaagaaaattaattaCAGTTTGAATTATCAGcagtgttttccttttttttctcagTCAAGAAGAGCTAGAGAATACTGGAGAGAAATATTTACTGACAGAgtaatctaataaaattttaccaGCATTATTGGCAATGGAGAGATTCCTTAAGTACTGAGTCTCACGAACTCTAATCCAACTACAACCTTGTACCTCAAGGAGTTCAAGTTTTGGGGAAATGACAGAAAGCGAGCAGTTACCCCAACCATAAAAGTCAAGTTTACACTGCTCCAAATGTGGCAATTCGATTGAAACTGATCTCACTCCTTCACAACCAAGTAGCAACAAGTGGGTCAAATTTGGGCAAGCCTGGAGTGCATTGGACAATGCAGGGTCCTCCAATCTTGCACCAACAATTTCAAGATTTCGAAGACTTTGAAAGAAGTCCCATTTGGGGGGATGTGTCATCAATACACCCCAAAGCTTTAGCGACTCCAAATTCCTGGCATATGCAATGCAATCCAATTTGGAGGGTTTtgaggaatcctcaaaaccaatCGGATGCTCAGCAATATTGTCCATCCGGAGCTCAAGATGTCGGAGTGATGAGCCTGCATATGATAGCCATGAAGCAAGGCCAGCACTAGAGAAAGGGCAGTACACAACAAGCTGTTCTAATTTAACTATTGAGGAGATCATCTTGAACACAACATTGTCAGAATTGTCTGCGCCAGTCAGGTTGTCAAAAGAGTTGCGAGGGAAGTAGAGGCTCTTAAGATAAGGCATCGAGTCCTTCCAGCGCTTGGAAACACAAGTGCAGGTTGCCACATCCCGGGCATTTGCCATGTGGCACAAGATATATTGTACAATTGCATCAGGTAAAGATTCCATTCTCTGAGGACAATGATCAAACAGGTATAgtcaattacaaaattaacaagGTAATGCCCACAACCAAGCAGGTTCAATCAATCAGTGGAACTTCATAAAGAgatcaaattaatcaaaacaaTTAACTGGTCGTAAATCTTGCTGATAAGCCATCAAAACCAATATTAACATAGAGATACAAGTTACCTATTTGCACTATGAGTACCTTATCTTCccattcaaatatgaaaaacacgATTAATCTATGCTTTTGCTTGTCGCAAATGGAAAGTAAGGTGCTCCATACTCAGCAATGTTAGAGAAACCTAAGCTCCATTAGCAAAAAAAAGCAACCAGTATTTTCTTCTCAATACTCTATTCTGGATTTTATAAAGTTCGGTGACTGAGGAAATTtgggaaagaaaagaattttcaatTGCATCCAATGATGGTTTTCTTTATATCGAAACCAAAAGAATATAAAGGTGAGATGCAAATTTTGTCTTTCCTTTTTCCccaattttctcagcaaccaaacggaacACTAGCTGAATCAAAATGTTACCACACTAAATTCACCAAACATTCGAATAGGCTTAGGGAAAAAGGGTACATTCGAGAGAATCAATATTAGAAATCTC
The window above is part of the Vitis riparia cultivar Riparia Gloire de Montpellier isolate 1030 chromosome 12, EGFV_Vit.rip_1.0, whole genome shotgun sequence genome. Proteins encoded here:
- the LOC117926353 gene encoding F-box protein At1g10780; the protein is MESLPDAIVQYILCHMANARDVATCTCVSKRWKDSMPYLKSLYFPRNSFDNLTGADNSDNVVFKMISSIVKLEQLVVYCPFSSAGLASWLSYAGSSLRHLELRMDNIAEHPIGFEDSSKPSKLDCIAYARNLESLKLWGVLMTHPPKWDFFQSLRNLEIVGARLEDPALSNALQACPNLTHLLLLGCEGVRSVSIELPHLEQCKLDFYGWGNCSLSVISPKLELLEVQGCSWIRVRETQYLRNLSIANNAGRVYMVDFGKLASLEFLSIRGVQWCWDAISKMLQWASDVKHLYMKVEFTGDFEALLPFPEIDFVDFFNSHPKLQKFDIHGAMFAALCQKNSLKNVDSSFVIPCLEEVLVTVRSPLNAEQKMSTLESLLKYGKNLKSMVIKILQMKSNHSSVDDFFEDICRFRYMNRKIVRIE